The following nucleotide sequence is from Aspergillus nidulans FGSC A4 chromosome I.
GGAATCTTTTCAGCAATCAGTTCCAGGGCTGGGAACACTCGCTCGGTAACCATAGCGCTATCGGCTTTTTCAGCACCATTTGCTTTCTGTGGCGGGACAAGTAGGTTGGAGAGTAGTTGTACAAGACCGGGATACTTCTGGAACGAAATCCGCGCCCCAGGCTCTGACCCGGATTTGCCTCCAAATCCCTGGTAATCGGTACGACACATGCGATTCATCAAGGCACGGAAGAGCATCAAACCAGAGTTCCGAAGTGCCCATCTGGGCAAGTCAGAAACGACCTAGAAGTGATGGAGTGCAACTTACATTGGAGATCCCATGCACTCCGCTGAGAGATTTAGTGCTGGCATAAGGAAGCCTTCAGTGTGAGGCCCGAGTCTGGCGTTCGTAAATGCCTCTCGGAGACAATTCATCGCATGAACTTGAGGCAGCTCAACTGTTTGATTGTGTGCTTCAAGTTGGGCCGGTATGTAGGCTACATCCTGAAGCTCGCGAATGACCTGCTGGAACAGCGGGCCACCAGGGTTCGACAACAGGATTCCCCCAACCAAAGCTGGCAGTCCGGCAGAGCGACGGGTGAGTTTTGACGCCTTCTCAAAAataatcttcttcgcttcctgcaTAATATCAGTAAGGTAGTCTTGCACTGACCTCCCAGTCAACTTACCTGAtaccaaagaagaggaagggcgGAAATCTCAGGGTTACCCGATTGACCGCATCGCTGGCAGCACGCAGCGAACGTCTGGGCGACAGTCGAGAAAGCTCCTCTGTGGCGAAGCTCTGCAAGTTGAGTAAAGCTACTCTTCCCAATTTGATCATAGTCGGCCCTTGTCAAGCCAGATTCTCCCTGCGGGCCGTAGGTCGCGTTGGACAGTGTGGCATGCACAAGGAGACTGTCTACATTAGAATTTACATGACTGCGGAACTTGAAGTCAACGTACCTAGATTCCCGGAGCGCACGCCACGAATATGAAAGGATATCCTTCGGGCCGACTTTAAGGTCCTCAATAGGCTCAGCAGCATGGCCTTCCGGAGAGTCGATGCACAGCTGAGGTTTTACTTCCTCCCATATCCTATCACACAGTGATGCAATCCTCGTATGAATTGACCTCCAGTTCTCAGGGCTATCGGACCCTTCACGAGAAACCTGAGTGTAGAAGTTCGGAGAGGAGATAATGTACCTAAAACACGGTCAGTCAAGTTCTCATAAGCCCGTTTCAAAACCTCATACCGTAAGGCTGAAAGATAGCCGTGGAGAGGTGCATCACGCAGAGAAGAATTGAAAAGTCCCTCTGAAGATGACAACTTGCCCTCAAGCTTTTCCAGAATCAGCTGGACGACACCCTGCTTGGTTGTCCACCACTTGGCGTCTTTGGGATCCTTGGCATCTGCTATCACAAAGATCAAATGATATAAAAGAGCAACTGTATCGGCATGGTCAGCTCTGCTAGTATTGCTTGCCAGAATTTCCGCCTTCGTTACGGCATTCAACAGCTCAGGCTCCCCATTACTACATCCAGCCGTATCGAGAAGCACTGATCGCGGAAACAGCTTCAAGATGTTCAGTGCTGCTATTCGCACTTCGTCATACGGATCCATAAGAAGATCCACCAGTAACCTCAGGAGCTTTGGTCCAAAAATCTCCATGTGGAACTTCCATCTGACTTGACGCTGTTCGGGCTTGTTAGATCCTGCCCCAATGTAACGCTCATCTAGACCTGACTCGATGACAAGATACAATGTCTTAACTGCCATGATATGACGGTGGTAAGAAGCCGTTGTTCGCAAATCTGCCATGAGGAAGTCCAGGTAGCTCTGCAAACATGACCGCGTCTCTGCATCATCTCTGATGTAGACGATcggctgcttcttgcttAAAGTAGTTCGGGGCTCGACTGGATTTTCAATGTTTGCAAGAATTCCACCCTTCAAGCGGACAATCAATCCACGGACCATGCTCAGTATTTCTCCCCTAGTACAGGGGTCAGACTCTGCATGGAGAGATGGCAGGCTTTTTATGATAACCCTTATAGCAGCCGAAGAGAGTGGTTTCGTGGTTGATGGTGCCGTGATTAGTAAAGACAGTGCAGCCATCTTGATGCTGAAGTCATGGTGAAAAAGAAATTGGCCAATGACTTCACTCTTCAATACCAACGGTTTTTCTCCTTGCTTCTCAAATTTACTGAAGTAATCTAATAAAGTCAGCATTGAGACCATAGTCGGAGTTTTTGGTACTTACGATCTTCGTGGACCAGGCCAATTTTCTTTCCTAGTTGCAATGACGCGAAAAGAAGAGTCAATTCGTTCGAGGAAGAGTTGCTCATATCACCGGCAAGCAGGCTCTCCAAAGGTAAAGTCCCTAAAAAGTACCGGAAACCAATGGTACTGATCCCAAAAAGACGTAGAAGTATATGATTAGACAGTTTGTCTACAATCTCAAGGTTCTGTAATAGGAAATTTTTGATCGGTTTCACCCAGGAAAAAGCAAGACTATCCTTTTTTTCGGTAGACAAGGCAGAATCAGTCGACGGTTCGAGCCTCCGAAAAAAAGTTGTCATTACTTCACCACAGGACGCCGCCAAATCCAAAGCTTTTGCGCGGTTCAGGAGCCCCAGAAGAAGTATCTGAACAGCCGCTTCCTTGGACTGCGCATCTGATGCTGCTTGCTCGGACGACTTTTGTAAGAACCGAGGGACGTCTATTGAGGTTATCCGGCATTCGTCTTGCAGCACAGTTGGCCATCGCTCCGAATTGCGCAAGAGCCAGGACTCTACCAGCATAATCAACTCAGCGGGAAGTATAGCTTTTTTATGCACCAAAGTCTCGAGCGCAATGATAGAAGCTTTGACTCTGGATCGAGGTTCGCCGAATAAAATGCTGGGAAGAACGGCCTCCACAAAATCCCTCTGGATTGCAGTACATCCATGCTCGTGATGAGACTTGGCCATAATCATTGCTAGGGACTCCAAGACCAGTTTCATAGGCTTAGGCTTTACGTCTTTGAACCGGGACAAAAACCCTTCAAACACGGAGACCAGAGTGTCCCGAGACCGAGCAAGCTGTCGGGTCTCCGGCCGTTCTGACACAAATGCCGTGTCAAGAAACGAGCTCAGGGCATTGCATGCAGCAGTAGTATGCCCATGAGAGATGGACGCTGAGCAGAACGTCTGCAGCAGAGAGCTGAAAACATTCCTCGTTTTCCTGCAGATGCTGTCAGAAACATATTTGTCGTACGGAAGTAATGTAGTTTATACTAGGATGCAGTCTTACTCAACATTATCGCATGTTAGGGTGAACTTCACTAGAGCACCCTTGGTGATTTTGTCTAGTGTGGCCTCGGGCAGTATTTGTATATCCTGCGAAATCTGCTCCATATCTGTAGGCCCGGCGCTGGCCTCAGCGCTGAAAACAGGTTTGGTTCCCATGACTGTCACCATGCAGCATGTCCGTATGAATGAGCCGGTCGATAGCGACCAAATCCTCCGAACAAGTTGCTTTCCGCAACCCGAATCCCCGCCATCGCTCGATCGTATCTCTTTTTGCCGCCTGTGGATTCTTTCCAGTGGACCCACCAAAAGGGTTTAGTGCCGGCCTATCCTTCCTCCGGCCCAGTCCGCCCAGCCGGCTGGTCACGGGACTAACTCGGGAAGTTTTTACTCTACGATTCCTCAGATTTCGAATCCAGGCGAACTCGGAGGCGACTTTGAAGACCAGCAATACCCAGCAGAAGCTGTACGAGCAACTTTCATCCTCTTTCCCCGTTTTTCTCTTCGACTCTGTATTCTTTACCTCTTAATTCATTCCGAATCAGCCCAAAATGTCCATCTGGGACTCGCTCAGCGGCCGCAAACAGACGAAGGGTGCAGACGGCCTTGATGCATCTGCTGCCCCAGATGCCAGCTCATTCCTTTCCGAGGTTGCCCTTCCCGACCCATCGCAGCTTCATCCTCTAGCTGGTCTGAACCAAGATACTCTCGACTATATCACACTCGAAGACTCCGCGCTTGACCAGCTTCCTGGCTCACAATCTGTTTTACCGTCGCGCGGATGGTCGGACGACCTCTGCTATGGAACCGGAACCACCTATGTCACAGCGCTCGCGATCGGAGGAGCATGGGGTTTGGCTGAAGGACTGAAGCGGACACCAGTGACCGCGCCTCCCAAGATCCGTCTCAACGGTGTGCTGAACTCGATTACACGGCGAGGACCTTTCCTTGGAAACTCTGCGGGTGTGGTCGCAATGGTATACAACGGTCTCAACTCTTTTGCCGGTTACGCTCGGGGGAAGCATGATGCTGCCAACAGCATTGCTGCCGGCGCCGTCAGCGGAATGGTCTTCAAGAGCACTCGTGGCCTTAAGCCCATGCTGATCTCTGGTGGTATCGTGGCAACTATTGCGGGAACTTGGAGTGTAAGTTTAGCCGGATAACGACTCGCTCGCGTCCTCCTTAACTAATGTCATTGCAGGTCGCCAAGAAGGCTCTTTTGTAAAACACACTCATGTCCGACGATATTTCGACGTCCTCTTTACTCGTCTGCAATGTTTCGGTCAAGCGGGGAGGTGATTTAATCTATATTTCTTCATATACTGTGTATTAGAACGACTGCCTTGCTTTTCAAACTCTCCTCACTCTGGCGCTCAACGCATACTTCTACAGCATTGTCCATGGTTTGGGAAACGGGCATGGTAATGGGTTTTGTTAAATTTTCTTGTACATATACCAGACTCCTGCGTTTGTGTTCTTGCTGGCGAAAACTGATGCAGGTTTCGGTCCGTCTTACCAAGCGCCTTAATGTTGTCAGGAGCATCAATCAAAATCTGAAAGCAAATCCATTAGCCCTTCTAGACTAACCAGTTAGCCTTCTAGAACACTTCTAGAACCATCAGTGGTACAGCACATATTAACAACGGACGATTTCTGCACCCTCCAAATGGACGCGTTCCTCTTTCTATTCTTTCTCGTCATTCTTTCTCGTCAGTTTCTCGTCAGTTATTCTCTATATGCTCGGTTGCTGGTACAAGGCGTGAATTCGGACCTCAACCCTGGTTTATAGCGGTTCTTGTAATAGTTGATGGCTCAGATACTGCCGTATGCAGTAATGCGCAATCTATCGCTAAACGAGCCCACGGTGGGCTATCATGCAGCTTTAACGCATACAAATATTGAATTCGACAAACCACAATCACGGGCCTCTCCCGCGGCATTGCGACGGGCACGCACCAAGATTGGCAGGGCAGTGGTCCCGAACAGGCAATCGACTTGCCTTATCTAGTACATTATTCAAACCCTTTTCTCAATGCGGGGACCACTAAGCCCAAACCGGGGAGAGAACTGCTTGGAACAGCCCGCATTTACGTCGTCAAGGCcagaagaggcagaaagaGAATCAGCTGACCCCGCTTGATGGGCCAAAATTTCCTGCTTCAAGATCAAGCATGCAGGCGTTCAATATAAACTACGACGCCGCTGGAGCTATTAATATACGGGCGTAATATTACTCGATATTACTCCGCGCAGAGCATTACGTCGTCCCTGTCGCCGCTGGGTTTGATTTTGATTTGATTCGGGCAAATCTCGCTGCCCTGGACCAGCCCCCAACTTCCTTCCTGCCTCGCCCTGCCAGCGCCTCCTTTGGCCGCCTTTGTTGCTTCACCTTCTCTCAAGCGGGGGACTTCCTGATGCGCTGAGAGGCCACGGTTCTTCTCTCGCCATTATTCTATCCTGAAGGCGCTTTCACCTTCAGCGCCATCTTCTGGGTTTGACCGAGGGTTCGTGCGAGATTCCCCGATCTTACCCGCACGGTATCGCAAGTATGGCTCCGGCTTCGTTAAATGACGTTTTACCGACGGAAACGGTCATCTAATGGatgcagctctccaggctccATACTCGTTCGATGGTTTATCCAGAATCTCCTGCACCGACCGAGAGGTCAGGGTCCGTCGTCGTCCGCCCTGAGTTGCACGGGTCTAGCGCGACGGCCGTTTCGAGTGACAATGAGCTTCATTCAATATCGCCCGTGAATCCAGACCCCGACGGCCTCGGTGCTGGGTCTTTGTGCACGGAAAATCTATCGCCAGTTTCGGTCAAAAATGCGACGCACAAAGAACACCATGCTTCCGGCCTGCCTGCCCTGCAAATACGGACGGACGTCTCCAGTGTCTCGTCGAGTGTTCATCGACTGAGTCCCCATCGTGAGGCCGACTTCTACGTCCATCACAGTACCTCTGCCAGCAGCCTTCCGCATCGGACACCGAGCCTAAGGGCGTTGATGGCTCCAAGTCATAGTGGGGGTTCCttatctccagcttctcttttGTCGTCTCCTCAACTAATAGCCATGGGAGATATTACACCTTTACCCTCGCCTATCGGTGGCGCATCGCCTTGGCGACTGCCTGCGCGCCGTAACTCGCAGTCCCTGTCTCGGACCTCCTCGGTGGTTTCAAGGACCGGCTCAAGCCTGAGCCTGCGTCCCAGTGACCCGTCGCAGTCGTCCTTGGCCGGAGTTCCGGAGGCACGCTCGCGCGGCAAAACACCTGTGATCGCGGATAAACCGAGCAGTGATAAGACTCTGGATACGCCTGCCGCTCCAAAACACACGCGCAATCGTAGTCTGAGTGAGTACGTTCCGCCAGGTCGAAATGTTGCCATTAAACCTCGCCCCGTCGCCGTGTCCGGGACCGGCGCACCGCTTGGAAtcacctcctcctcgagcaCGGATTCCAAATCGAACAACCTGCATCGGGAGCAATATCTCGCGATCCATCGAGGAATTGCTTTACCTACGGTTCGCCCGCCTTCGCCTCCGCGAAGCAGTGGGTTCGGTGTAAGCGAAAATGAACCTGTCGTCATCCATCATTCCGACGCGCATGGTACGGAGGAGTACTATTCGGTGCGCTCCATTCGGACCCAGCAACCCCGACTGTATCGCAAACTCCGACAACTCGGTCATGGTACTTTCAGCCAGGTATCGTTGGCTGTTCGTGTCGAACCGGAAGGGGCGGACTCTGATCATGGTCACTCTGACGCCGTATCCTCGACCCAGAAGCTAGTTGCAATAAAGATCATTGAACACGGGCCAGCGGGTGGAGCCGATGAGGAGCGACTGGAGGTGTCCCTGAAACGTGAGGTCGAAATCCTCAAGTCTTTGAATCATCCATCCCTTGTACAACTCAAGGCTTTTGGCAGCGACGAAAAACGCGCTCTCCTGGTTCTTGACTACTGCCCAGGCGGCGACTTGTTCGAAGTCGTCTCGAACAATACCAGACCCCTGACTCCGGGGCTCATCCGACGAATTTTTGCCGAGCTGGTGGCTGCTGTACGCTATTTGCACGAGCATTATGTAGTGCATCGTGATCTCAAACTCGAGAGTAAGCTCCCCGCGCCTTCCTGCTAGAACAAAGCTGACTGATGGCTACCAGACGTTCTCGTCAATCTTCCCAAAGAAGCTCTGCAAAAGATTACCGATTGGCGTACTTATGACCGTGCAGTTGTGACCTTGAGCGACCTGGGCCTCTCACGACGTATACCTGAACCTCCTGAGAGCCCTCTTCTCCAAACCCGCTGCGGAAGCGAGGACTACGCAGCACCAGAGATTCTGATGGGCCAGCAGTACGATGGCCGCTCCACCGACGGCTGGGCGCTTGGAGTTTTGCTGTATGCGATGATGGAGAGCAGACTTCCTTTCGACGCCCTCCCTGGAACCCGAGGCGATCCTGCGAAACTCCGAGCCCGAACTCCTCACCGTATAGCACGGTGCGAATGGTCCTGGTACCGGTACGCAGACAGCGACGGTGAGTGGGATCCCGAGAAGGGCCGTGGTCTTGAAGGCGCGCGGGAGTGTGTTGAGTCGCTCCTGAAACGAAACACAAAACGCAAGAGCCTTGAAGAGATCGCGGCCATGGAGTGGGTGAAGGACGCCATTGACGTGCCTGGCGGGTTGAAGCGAGGCGATAAAGAAGTGCCCTGAGCTGGTCTCTCTGTCTTCTTTCTGTAACTTACTTCTTTTGCTctgacttttcttttttactTGTTTCCTGTGTTTATGCTACGTATGACGCATGCATGATTACCAGATCGGCGAGAATGCCGAATGCTTTATGAGGCTTGGCTAGATCAGATGTTATACCCTTAGAATTATAACTCCTCTGACATTCAAGTATATATAGCCCTATACGCTAGAGTCCAGCATAGTCTAGCATATATAAGATCGACCCTAAACAAGCCATAAGCTCTGTGTGGATCCTCTTACTAACATCGGGGTGTGATTGGCCACCGGGGAAGTGATGGCCAACTCCGGCCCCGACTTCGCTGCGAGCCTGCGGAGAACTTCAGATGTCCGGCACTTCCTGTCTTCTTTTCTGACTCTTTGCTCGCTTCGAACTCCGAGAgttttcttgttttcttctcctaCATAAGCTCCTGGCGTGGTCCGTATTCCCAAAAACAGTCAGCTGTTATCGGACCCACGACAATGCTTCTTTCACAGACTCGGGGCCGCCTGCCCTCTGCTCTCCGCAGCTTGGCCAACAGAGCTGCTATGTAGGTCACCTCCCATTGTACAGCTAATCAATGGTTTTACGTCTTGGTTGTACGTCTGCTAAGTGAAAATGCGTCCAGTCGTCCAATCTCTACTACACTCCCCCGCCAAAAAGCGTCGCCAAAAGATGATGAGCCCGTCCTCAACAAGGTCTCCCGCCATATCACACAGCCGGTGTCCCAGGGTGCTTCCCAGGCGATGCTGTACGCTACGGGTCTTACTGAGGCCGACATGAACAAGGCCCAGGTTGGTATTTCCTCGGTCTGGTACAACGGCAACCCTTGCAACATGCACCTCCTCGACCTGAACAACCGTGTCCGCGAGGGTGTGCAAAAGGCTGGCCTTATCGGGTACCAGTTCAACACCATTGGTGTCAGTGATGGAATCAGTATGGGTACCAGTGGTATGCGTTACTCGCTTCAGAGCCGTGACCTCATCGCCGACTCTATCGAGACCGTCATGGGTGGTCAGTGGTACGAcgccaacatcagcatccCCGGTTGCGACAAGAACATGCCCGGTGTTTTGATGGCTATGGGACGAGTCAACCGCCCCAGTTTGATGGTTTACGGTGGAACCATCAAGCCCGGCTGCGCATCCATGCAGGGCAACGCTGACATCGATATCGTCTCTGCCTTCCAAGCCTACGGCCAGTTCATCAGCGGTGAGATCAACGAGCCCCAGCGCTTCGATATCATCCGCCACGCCTGCCCCGGTGGCGGCGCTTGCGGTGGAATGTACACTGCCAACACCATGGCCACGGCCATCGAAGTCATGGGTATGACCCTCACGGGCTCCTCGTCCAACCCGGCCGAATCGCAAGCCAAATACGACGAATGTCTTCGCGCTGGTGAAGCCATCAAgcgcctcctcgtcgaagacaTCCGCCCCTCCGACATCATGACTCGGCAAGCCTTCGAGAACGCCATGGTCGTTGTCAACATCACCGGCGGCTCCACCAATGCTGTCCTTCAcctcatcgccattgccGACTCCGTCGGCATCAAGCTCACAATTGACGACTTCCAAGCCGTCTCTGACCGCACCCCCTTCCTCGCAGACCTCAAGCCATCCGGCAAATACGTTATGGCCGACCTCCACAACATCGGCGGCACCCCCTCCCTCCTCAAATTCCTCCTCAAGGAAGGCGTCATTGATGGCTCCGGCATCACAGTTACCGGTGAAACTCTCGCCAAGAAC
It contains:
- a CDS encoding tRNA methylation protein TRM732 (transcript_id=CADANIAT00006635); this encodes MGTKPVFSAEASAGPTDMEQISQDIQILPEATLDKITKGALVKFTLTCDNVEKTRNVFSSLLQTFCSASISHGHTTAACNALSSFLDTAFVSERPETRQLARSRDTLVSVFEGFLSRFKDVKPKPMKLVLESLAMIMAKSHHEHGCTAIQRDFVEAVLPSILFGEPRSRVKASIIALETLVHKKAILPAELIMLVESWLLRNSERWPTVLQDECRITSIDVPRFLQKSSEQAASDAQSKEAAVQILLLGLLNRAKALDLAASCGENLEIVDKLSNHILLRLFGISTIGFRYFLGTLPLESLLAGDMSNSSSNELTLLFASLQLGKKIGLVHEDHYFSKFEKQGEKPLVLKSEVIGQFLFHHDFSIKMAALSLLITAPSTTKPLSSAAIRVIIKSLPSLHAESDPCTRGEILSMVRGLIVRLKGGILANIENPVEPRTTLSKKQPIVYIRDDAETRSCLQSYLDFLMADLRTTASYHRHIMAVKTLYLVIESGLDERYIGAGSNKPEQRQVRWKFHMEIFGPKLLRLLVDLLMDPYDEVRIAALNILKLFPRSVLLDTAGCSNGEPELLNAVTKAEILASNTSRADHADTVALLYHLIFVIADAKDPKDAKWWTTKQGVVQLILEKLEGKLSSSEGLFNSSLRDAPLHGYLSALRYIISSPNFYTQVSREGSDSPENWRSIHTRIASLCDRIWEEVKPQLCIDSPEGHAAEPIEDLKVGPKDILSYSWRALRESSLLVHATLSNATYGPQGESGLTRADYDQIGKSSFTQLAELRHRGAFSTVAQTFAACCQRCGQSGNPEISALPLLWYQEAKKIIFEKASKLTRRSAGLPALVGGILLSNPGGPLFQQVIRELQDVAYIPAQLEAHNQTVELPQVHAMNCLREAFTNARLGPHTEGFLMPALNLSAECMGSPIWALRNSGLMLFRALMNRMCRTDYQGFGGKSGSEPGARISFQKYPGLVQLLSNLLVPPQKANGAEKADSAMVTERVFPALELIAEKIPNAADTDDAKLLGLIREHLKSHVWGIREHAARVYASLLDRSTILHDIQSLLNARDAETENYLHGESLCVRYSLRRLAFTPSALWNERLEATKSVIKSVFAETYLLARSPFVQTTLLEMLSDAVERSVESGAEGETVDLLDYIFDTYNISDTVDFVFDSSNPSFTTLSTTRAFSLLRRELAWAMTLKALTKGDTENLETFIQKVATLDPNACQWLLERLHETFAAKDEYTKLLAGLYASIIVGKPPLEVKIPAILNLASYLQVALETKDAALVPALAWEDLAAQVKIGSTTKGFNRDRADADLQLEGCLIGLKSITRDHEILETEVREWATRLRFALAEETEFSTRYAAATSISAFARAYRPPRQPPRVDQPFLEIYLILYDLLNDDDEELRDIAASTASYVLSYSSVSPQKAVALSPMNASELFAAFVADNFSSSKLLFTRATRYILGLEPRVGDSSSRKPFVPVSETTAEIRKESTVLFEEEKQNLFIESVREIDLWSVVLTRLDKATCEEKLLKELYSWVSDGLDCLSDIFARPDGEDGLVGWMAKPEAYTLGVRVISLAGVLASKELESSGLLGTDAQGALKEKLGRLLETGKSGLLHVDLLERVGMALSRT
- a CDS encoding protein stk26 (transcript_id=CADANIAT00006637), whose translation is MVYPESPAPTERSGSVVVRPELHGSSATAVSSDNELHSISPVNPDPDGLGAGSLCTENLSPVSVKNATHKEHHASGLPALQIRTDVSSVSSSVHRLSPHREADFYVHHSTSASSLPHRTPSLRALMAPSHSGGSLSPASLLSSPQLIAMGDITPLPSPIGGASPWRLPARRNSQSLSRTSSVVSRTGSSLSLRPSDPSQSSLAGVPEARSRGKTPVIADKPSSDKTLDTPAAPKHTRNRSLSEYVPPGRNVAIKPRPVAVSGTGAPLGITSSSSTDSKSNNLHREQYLAIHRGIALPTVRPPSPPRSSGFGVSENEPVVIHHSDAHGTEEYYSVRSIRTQQPRLYRKLRQLGHGTFSQVSLAVRVEPEGADSDHGHSDAVSSTQKLVAIKIIEHGPAGGADEERLEVSLKREVEILKSLNHPSLVQLKAFGSDEKRALLVLDYCPGGDLFEVVSNNTRPLTPGLIRRIFAELVAAVRYLHEHYVVHRDLKLENVLVNLPKEALQKITDWRTYDRAVVTLSDLGLSRRIPEPPESPLLQTRCGSEDYAAPEILMGQQYDGRSTDGWALGVLLYAMMESRLPFDALPGTRGDPAKLRARTPHRIARCEWSWYRYADSDGEWDPEKGRGLEGARECVESLLKRNTKRKSLEEIAAMEWVKDAIDVPGGLKRGDKEVP
- the ilv3 gene encoding dihydroxy-acid dehydratase ILV3 (transcript_id=CADANIAT00006638), which translates into the protein MLLSQTRGRLPSALRSLANRAAIRPISTTLPRQKASPKDDEPVLNKVSRHITQPVSQGASQAMLYATGLTEADMNKAQVGISSVWYNGNPCNMHLLDLNNRVREGVQKAGLIGYQFNTIGVSDGISMGTSGMRYSLQSRDLIADSIETVMGGQWYDANISIPGCDKNMPGVLMAMGRVNRPSLMVYGGTIKPGCASMQGNADIDIVSAFQAYGQFISGEINEPQRFDIIRHACPGGGACGGMYTANTMATAIEVMGMTLTGSSSNPAESQAKYDECLRAGEAIKRLLVEDIRPSDIMTRQAFENAMVVVNITGGSTNAVLHLIAIADSVGIKLTIDDFQAVSDRTPFLADLKPSGKYVMADLHNIGGTPSLLKFLLKEGVIDGSGITVTGETLAKNLEKVPDFPEDQKIIRPFSNPIKETGHIQILRGSLAPGGCVGKITGKEGTVFTGKARVFNHEDDFIAALERKEITKDEQTVVVIRYTGPKGGPGMPEMLKPSSALMGAGLGQTCALITDGRFSGGSHGFLIGHIVPEAAVGGPIGLVHDGDVITIDAEKRVLDLDVDEAELAKRRKQWEADKAAGKLPQTGLNLRGTLGKYARNVKDASSGCITDAFD
- a CDS encoding protein transporter TIM23 (transcript_id=CADANIAT00006636) encodes the protein MSIWDSLSGRKQTKGADGLDASAAPDASSFLSEVALPDPSQLHPLAGLNQDTLDYITLEDSALDQLPGSQSVLPSRGWSDDLCYGTGTTYVTALAIGGAWGLAEGLKRTPVTAPPKIRLNGVLNSITRRGPFLGNSAGVVAMVYNGLNSFAGYARGKHDAANSIAAGAVSGMVFKSTRGLKPMLISGGIVATIAGTWSVAKKALL